The following proteins are encoded in a genomic region of Hemibagrus wyckioides isolate EC202008001 linkage group LG29, SWU_Hwy_1.0, whole genome shotgun sequence:
- the LOC131348990 gene encoding NACHT, LRR and PYD domains-containing protein 12-like isoform X6 translates to MTSNMSVSGKQDLKKDERMMEGKRSDSPEPSCVSMKSDWSMDRPIFFRDRDSSTDVRPQKKKSNISRNQLDSIFKELEHKVITLIKNELKRFRKLLSPDYPACTEREVEDEEDLHSVREGALKITLHFLKNMKHTDLANTLQNKLPSVYQTKLKSNLRDKFKRINEGISQHGRSALLNEIYTELYITEGWSGDVNNEHEVRQIETVSRRPATQETPINCNDLFKDKSIRTVLTKGVAGIGKTVSVQNFILDWTEGKSNQDITFMFPLPFRELNLMKEKNLSLMNLLHDFFPEIRELESIDCDSYKVVLIFDGLDECRLPLNFQNERLCDVTQSASVDVLLTNLIKRNLLPSALLWITSRPGAANQIPPECVDQVTEVRGFNDPQKEEYFRKRISDQSLANKIIRHMKSSRSLYIMCHIPVFCWISATVLERMLGEAESGEIPKTLTQMFTHFLIFQIKHKDEKYHQKHDPDPQQTRESILALGKLAFQQLEKGNLIFYEEDLRECGIDVREVSVYSGVCTQIFREEFGLHLGNVFSFVHLSVQEFLAALYVFFCFKFRKTNVLVEQSTGLFNFFRNPNMSDLLRSAVDKALQSENGHLDLFLRFLLGLSLESNQTLLRELMPQTGSSSHSKQETVEYIKEKIRENPSPEKSINLFHCLNELNDHSLVQEVQTYLNRGDYRCLSGSSLSPAQWSALVFVLLTSEQELDEFNLRKYDQSEECLLRLLPVVKASRKADLWRCNLTEESCRALSSVLSSNSSSLRELDLSGNKLQDSGVKLLSAGLKNPHCTLEILSLCVCNLTEESCRALSSVLSSNSSSLRELNLSDNKLQDSGVKLLSAGLKNPHCTLEKLSLCRCNLTEESCRALSSVLSSNSSSLRELNLSNNKLQDSGVKLLSAGLKNPHCTLEILRMWNCSITDEGCAALDSALRSNSSSHLRELDLDDNNPGESGVKLLSDLLKDPHCKLETLHLCVCNLTEESCRALSSVLSSNSSSLRELDLSNNKLQDSGVKLLSAGLKNPHCTLEILRMRNCSITDEGCAALDSALRSNSSSHLRELNLDGNNPGESGVKLLSDLLKDPHCKLETLHINYDKLTRSGV, encoded by the exons GAGCTGGAACACAAAGTCATCACTCTGATAAAGAATGAGCTGAAGAGGTTTAGGAAGCTCCTGAGTCCAGattacccagcatgcactgagagggaggtggaggatgaggaggatctgCACAGTGTCAGAGAGGGAGCTCTGAAGATCACACTGCACTTCCTGAAGAACATGAAGCACACAGATCTCGctaacacactgcagaaca aACTCCCCTCTGTGTATCAGACAAAGCTGAAATCCAACCTGAGAGACAAGtttaaaagaattaatgaaggaatctCACAGCATGGAAGATCAGCACTTctgaatgagatctacacagagctctacatcacagagggtTGGAGTGGAGAcgtcaataatgaacatgaggtgagacagattgagacagtgtccaggaGACCAGCAACACAGGAGACACCCATCAACTGTAATGACCTCTTTAAGGACAAGTCCATCAGAACTGTGCTGACTAAAGGAGTTGCTGGaattggaaaaacagtctctgtgcagaatTTCATTCTGGACTGGACTGAAGGAAAATCAAATCAGGACATCACCTTCATGTTTCCACTTCCCTTTAGAGAGCTGAATctgatgaaggagaaaaatctCAGTCTGATGAATCTTCTTCATGACTTTTTCCCAGAAATAAGAGAACTAGAATCAATAGACTGTGACTCCTACAAAGTGGTGTTGATCTTTGATGGTCTGGATGAGTGTCGACTTCCTCTAAATTTCCAgaatgagagattgtgtgatgtGACACAGTCAGCCTCAGTGGATGTTCTGCTGACGAACCTCATCAAGaggaatctgcttccctctgctctcctctggaTAACCTCTCGACCaggagcagccaatcagatcccTCCTGAGTGTGTAGACCAGGTAACAGAGGTACGAGGGTTTAATGATCCTCAGAAAgaggagtacttcaggaagaggatcagtgatcagagcctggccaataaaatcatcagacacatgaagtcttcaagaagcctctacatcatgtgccacatcccagtcttctgctggatctcagccactgttctagagagaatgttgggtgaagcagagagtggagagatccccaagactctgactcaaatgttcacacacttcctgatctttcagatcaaacacaaggaTGAAAAGTACCATCAGAAACATGACCCTGATCCTCAGCAGACCAGAGAGAGTATCCTGGCACTGGGAAAACTGGCTTTCCAGCAGCTGGAGAAAGgaaacctgatcttctatgaggaagacctgagagagtgtggcattgatgtcagagaagtgtcagtgtactcaggagtgtgtacccagatcttcagagaggagtttgggctTCACCTGGGGAACGTGTTCAGCTTTGTACATCTGAGTGTTCAGGAGTTTCTGGCTGCTTTATacgtgtttttctgctttaaatTTAGAAAGACAAATGTGCTTGTGGAGCAAAGCACTGGACTTTTTAatttcttcagaaatccaaACATGTCTGATCTCCTCAGGAGTGCAGTGGACAAGGCCTTACAGAGTGAGAATGGACACCTGGACCTGTTCCTCCGCTTCcttctgggtctctcactggagtccaatcaGACTCTCTTACGAGAGTTAAtgccacagacaggaagtagttctcacagcaaacaggaaacagtgGAGTACATCAAGGAGAAGATCAGGGAGAATCCATCtccagagaaatccatcaatctgttccactgtctgaatgaactgaatgatcATTCTCTAGTGCAGGAAGTACAGACTTACCTGAACAGAGGAGATTACAGGTGTCTCAGTGGATCCAGTCTCTCTCCTGCTCAGTGGtcagctctggtgtttgtgttactgacctcAGAACAGGAGCTGGATGAGTTTAATTTGAGGAAATATGATCAATCAGAGGAATGTCTTCTGAGACTGCTGCCAGTGGTCAAAGCCTCCAGAAAAGCTGA tctgtggaggtgtaatctgacagaggaaagctgtagagctctgtcctcagttctcagctcaaactcctccagtctgagagaactggacctgagtggaaataaactgcaggattcaggagtgaagctgctctctgctggactgaagaatccacactgtacactggagatactgag tctgtgtgtgtgtaatctgacagaggaaagctgtagagctctgtcctcagttctcagctcaaactcctccagtctgagagaactgaacctgagtgacaataaactgcaggattcaggagtgaagctgctctctgctggactgaagaatccacactgtacactggagaaactgag tctgtgtcggtgtaatctgacagaggaaagctgtagagctctgtcctcagttctcagctcaaactcctccagtctgagagaactgaacctgagtaacaataaactgcaggattcaggagtgaagctgctctctgctggactgaagaatccacactgtacactggagatactgag GATGTGGAACTGCAGTATTACAGATGAAGGTTGTGCTGCTCTGGATTCAGCTCTGAGGTcaaactcctcatcacacctgagagaactggatctggaCGATAATAATCCAGGagaatcaggagtgaagctgctctctgatctactgaaggatccacactgtaaactggagacactaca tctgtgtgtgtgtaatctgacagaggaaagctgtagagctctgtcctcagttctcagctcaaactcctccagtctgagagaactggacctgagtaacaataaactgcaggattcaggagtgaagctgctctctgctggactgaagaatccacactgtacactggagatactgag GATGAGGAACTGCAGTATTACAGATGAAGGTTGTGCTGCTCTGGATTCAGCTCTGAGGTcaaactcctcatcacacctgagagaactgaatcTGGACGGTAATAATCCAGGagaatcaggagtgaagctgctctctgatctactgaaggatccacactgtaaactggagacactaca CATTAATTATGATAAACTCACCAGGTCTGGTGTATGA
- the LOC131348990 gene encoding NACHT, LRR and PYD domains-containing protein 3-like isoform X5, with translation MTSNMSVSGKQDLKKDERMMEGKRSDSPEPSCVSMKSDWSMDRPIFFRDRDSSTDVRPQKKKSNISRNQLDSIFKELEHKVITLIKNELKRFRKLLSPDYPACTEREVEDEEDLHSVREGALKITLHFLKNMKHTDLANTLQNKLPSVYQTKLKSNLRDKFKRINEGISQHGRSALLNEIYTELYITEGWSGDVNNEHEVRQIETVSRRPATQETPINCNDLFKDKSIRTVLTKGVAGIGKTVSVQNFILDWTEGKSNQDITFMFPLPFRELNLMKEKNLSLMNLLHDFFPEIRELESIDCDSYKVVLIFDGLDECRLPLNFQNERLCDVTQSASVDVLLTNLIKRNLLPSALLWITSRPGAANQIPPECVDQVTEVRGFNDPQKEEYFRKRISDQSLANKIIRHMKSSRSLYIMCHIPVFCWISATVLERMLGEAESGEIPKTLTQMFTHFLIFQIKHKDEKYHQKHDPDPQQTRESILALGKLAFQQLEKGNLIFYEEDLRECGIDVREVSVYSGVCTQIFREEFGLHLGNVFSFVHLSVQEFLAALYVFFCFKFRKTNVLVEQSTGLFNFFRNPNMSDLLRSAVDKALQSENGHLDLFLRFLLGLSLESNQTLLRELMPQTGSSSHSKQETVEYIKEKIRENPSPEKSINLFHCLNELNDHSLVQEVQTYLNRGDYRCLSGSSLSPAQWSALVFVLLTSEQELDEFNLRKYDQSEECLLRLLPVVKASRKADLWRCNLTEESCRALSSVLSSNSSSLRELDLSGNKLQDSGVKLLSAGLKNPHCTLEILSLCVCNLTEESCRALSSVLSSNSSSLRELNLSDNKLQDSGVKLLSAGLKNPHCTLEKLRMRNCSITDEGCAALDSALRSNSSSHLRELNLDGNNPGESGVKLLSDLLKDPHCKLETLHLCRCNLTEESCRALSSVLSSNSSSLRELNLSNNKLQDSGVKLLSAGLKNPHCTLEILSLCVCNLTEESCRALSSVLSSNSSSLRELDLSNNKLQDSGVKLLSAGLKNPHCTLEILRMRNCSITDEGCAALDSALRSNSSSHLRELNLDGNNPGESGVKLLSDLLKDPHCKLETLHINYDKLTRSGV, from the exons GAGCTGGAACACAAAGTCATCACTCTGATAAAGAATGAGCTGAAGAGGTTTAGGAAGCTCCTGAGTCCAGattacccagcatgcactgagagggaggtggaggatgaggaggatctgCACAGTGTCAGAGAGGGAGCTCTGAAGATCACACTGCACTTCCTGAAGAACATGAAGCACACAGATCTCGctaacacactgcagaaca aACTCCCCTCTGTGTATCAGACAAAGCTGAAATCCAACCTGAGAGACAAGtttaaaagaattaatgaaggaatctCACAGCATGGAAGATCAGCACTTctgaatgagatctacacagagctctacatcacagagggtTGGAGTGGAGAcgtcaataatgaacatgaggtgagacagattgagacagtgtccaggaGACCAGCAACACAGGAGACACCCATCAACTGTAATGACCTCTTTAAGGACAAGTCCATCAGAACTGTGCTGACTAAAGGAGTTGCTGGaattggaaaaacagtctctgtgcagaatTTCATTCTGGACTGGACTGAAGGAAAATCAAATCAGGACATCACCTTCATGTTTCCACTTCCCTTTAGAGAGCTGAATctgatgaaggagaaaaatctCAGTCTGATGAATCTTCTTCATGACTTTTTCCCAGAAATAAGAGAACTAGAATCAATAGACTGTGACTCCTACAAAGTGGTGTTGATCTTTGATGGTCTGGATGAGTGTCGACTTCCTCTAAATTTCCAgaatgagagattgtgtgatgtGACACAGTCAGCCTCAGTGGATGTTCTGCTGACGAACCTCATCAAGaggaatctgcttccctctgctctcctctggaTAACCTCTCGACCaggagcagccaatcagatcccTCCTGAGTGTGTAGACCAGGTAACAGAGGTACGAGGGTTTAATGATCCTCAGAAAgaggagtacttcaggaagaggatcagtgatcagagcctggccaataaaatcatcagacacatgaagtcttcaagaagcctctacatcatgtgccacatcccagtcttctgctggatctcagccactgttctagagagaatgttgggtgaagcagagagtggagagatccccaagactctgactcaaatgttcacacacttcctgatctttcagatcaaacacaaggaTGAAAAGTACCATCAGAAACATGACCCTGATCCTCAGCAGACCAGAGAGAGTATCCTGGCACTGGGAAAACTGGCTTTCCAGCAGCTGGAGAAAGgaaacctgatcttctatgaggaagacctgagagagtgtggcattgatgtcagagaagtgtcagtgtactcaggagtgtgtacccagatcttcagagaggagtttgggctTCACCTGGGGAACGTGTTCAGCTTTGTACATCTGAGTGTTCAGGAGTTTCTGGCTGCTTTATacgtgtttttctgctttaaatTTAGAAAGACAAATGTGCTTGTGGAGCAAAGCACTGGACTTTTTAatttcttcagaaatccaaACATGTCTGATCTCCTCAGGAGTGCAGTGGACAAGGCCTTACAGAGTGAGAATGGACACCTGGACCTGTTCCTCCGCTTCcttctgggtctctcactggagtccaatcaGACTCTCTTACGAGAGTTAAtgccacagacaggaagtagttctcacagcaaacaggaaacagtgGAGTACATCAAGGAGAAGATCAGGGAGAATCCATCtccagagaaatccatcaatctgttccactgtctgaatgaactgaatgatcATTCTCTAGTGCAGGAAGTACAGACTTACCTGAACAGAGGAGATTACAGGTGTCTCAGTGGATCCAGTCTCTCTCCTGCTCAGTGGtcagctctggtgtttgtgttactgacctcAGAACAGGAGCTGGATGAGTTTAATTTGAGGAAATATGATCAATCAGAGGAATGTCTTCTGAGACTGCTGCCAGTGGTCAAAGCCTCCAGAAAAGCTGA tctgtggaggtgtaatctgacagaggaaagctgtagagctctgtcctcagttctcagctcaaactcctccagtctgagagaactggacctgagtggaaataaactgcaggattcaggagtgaagctgctctctgctggactgaagaatccacactgtacactggagatactgag tctgtgtgtgtgtaatctgacagaggaaagctgtagagctctgtcctcagttctcagctcaaactcctccagtctgagagaactgaacctgagtgacaataaactgcaggattcaggagtgaagctgctctctgctggactgaagaatccacactgtacactggagaaactgag GATGAGGAACTGCAGTATTACAGATGAAGGTTGTGCTGCTCTGGATTCAGCTCTGAGGTcaaactcctcatcacacctgagagaactgaatcTGGACGGTAATAATCCAGGagaatcaggagtgaagctgctctctgatctactgaaggatccacactgtaaactggagacactaca tctgtgtcggtgtaatctgacagaggaaagctgtagagctctgtcctcagttctcagctcaaactcctccagtctgagagaactgaacctgagtaacaataaactgcaggattcaggagtgaagctgctctctgctggactgaagaatccacactgtacactggagatactgag tctgtgtgtgtgtaatctgacagaggaaagctgtagagctctgtcctcagttctcagctcaaactcctccagtctgagagaactggacctgagtaacaataaactgcaggattcaggagtgaagctgctctctgctggactgaagaatccacactgtacactggagatactgag GATGAGGAACTGCAGTATTACAGATGAAGGTTGTGCTGCTCTGGATTCAGCTCTGAGGTcaaactcctcatcacacctgagagaactgaatcTGGACGGTAATAATCCAGGagaatcaggagtgaagctgctctctgatctactgaaggatccacactgtaaactggagacactaca CATTAATTATGATAAACTCACCAGGTCTGGTGTATGA
- the LOC131348990 gene encoding NACHT, LRR and PYD domains-containing protein 3-like isoform X14 produces the protein MTSNMSVSGKQDLKKDERMMEGKRSDSPEPSCVSMKSDWSMDRPIFFRDRDSSTDVRPQKKKSNISRNQLDSIFKELEHKVITLIKNELKRFRKLLSPDYPACTEREVEDEEDLHSVREGALKITLHFLKNMKHTDLANTLQNKLPSVYQTKLKSNLRDKFKRINEGISQHGRSALLNEIYTELYITEGWSGDVNNEHEVRQIETVSRRPATQETPINCNDLFKDKSIRTVLTKGVAGIGKTVSVQNFILDWTEGKSNQDITFMFPLPFRELNLMKEKNLSLMNLLHDFFPEIRELESIDCDSYKVVLIFDGLDECRLPLNFQNERLCDVTQSASVDVLLTNLIKRNLLPSALLWITSRPGAANQIPPECVDQVTEVRGFNDPQKEEYFRKRISDQSLANKIIRHMKSSRSLYIMCHIPVFCWISATVLERMLGEAESGEIPKTLTQMFTHFLIFQIKHKDEKYHQKHDPDPQQTRESILALGKLAFQQLEKGNLIFYEEDLRECGIDVREVSVYSGVCTQIFREEFGLHLGNVFSFVHLSVQEFLAALYVFFCFKFRKTNVLVEQSTGLFNFFRNPNMSDLLRSAVDKALQSENGHLDLFLRFLLGLSLESNQTLLRELMPQTGSSSHSKQETVEYIKEKIRENPSPEKSINLFHCLNELNDHSLVQEVQTYLNRGDYRCLSGSSLSPAQWSALVFVLLTSEQELDEFNLRKYDQSEECLLRLLPVVKASRKADLCRCNLTEESCRALSSVLSSNSSSLRELNLSNNKLQDSGVKLLSAGLKNPHCTLEILRMWNCSITDEGCAALDSALRSNSSSHLRELDLDDNNPGESGVKLLSDLLKDPHCKLETLHLCVCNLTEESCRALSSVLSSNSSSLRELDLSNNKLQDSGVKLLSAGLKNPHCTLEILRMRNCSITDEGCAALDSALRSNSSSHLRELNLDGNNPGESGVKLLSDLLKDPHCKLETLHINYDKLTRSGV, from the exons GAGCTGGAACACAAAGTCATCACTCTGATAAAGAATGAGCTGAAGAGGTTTAGGAAGCTCCTGAGTCCAGattacccagcatgcactgagagggaggtggaggatgaggaggatctgCACAGTGTCAGAGAGGGAGCTCTGAAGATCACACTGCACTTCCTGAAGAACATGAAGCACACAGATCTCGctaacacactgcagaaca aACTCCCCTCTGTGTATCAGACAAAGCTGAAATCCAACCTGAGAGACAAGtttaaaagaattaatgaaggaatctCACAGCATGGAAGATCAGCACTTctgaatgagatctacacagagctctacatcacagagggtTGGAGTGGAGAcgtcaataatgaacatgaggtgagacagattgagacagtgtccaggaGACCAGCAACACAGGAGACACCCATCAACTGTAATGACCTCTTTAAGGACAAGTCCATCAGAACTGTGCTGACTAAAGGAGTTGCTGGaattggaaaaacagtctctgtgcagaatTTCATTCTGGACTGGACTGAAGGAAAATCAAATCAGGACATCACCTTCATGTTTCCACTTCCCTTTAGAGAGCTGAATctgatgaaggagaaaaatctCAGTCTGATGAATCTTCTTCATGACTTTTTCCCAGAAATAAGAGAACTAGAATCAATAGACTGTGACTCCTACAAAGTGGTGTTGATCTTTGATGGTCTGGATGAGTGTCGACTTCCTCTAAATTTCCAgaatgagagattgtgtgatgtGACACAGTCAGCCTCAGTGGATGTTCTGCTGACGAACCTCATCAAGaggaatctgcttccctctgctctcctctggaTAACCTCTCGACCaggagcagccaatcagatcccTCCTGAGTGTGTAGACCAGGTAACAGAGGTACGAGGGTTTAATGATCCTCAGAAAgaggagtacttcaggaagaggatcagtgatcagagcctggccaataaaatcatcagacacatgaagtcttcaagaagcctctacatcatgtgccacatcccagtcttctgctggatctcagccactgttctagagagaatgttgggtgaagcagagagtggagagatccccaagactctgactcaaatgttcacacacttcctgatctttcagatcaaacacaaggaTGAAAAGTACCATCAGAAACATGACCCTGATCCTCAGCAGACCAGAGAGAGTATCCTGGCACTGGGAAAACTGGCTTTCCAGCAGCTGGAGAAAGgaaacctgatcttctatgaggaagacctgagagagtgtggcattgatgtcagagaagtgtcagtgtactcaggagtgtgtacccagatcttcagagaggagtttgggctTCACCTGGGGAACGTGTTCAGCTTTGTACATCTGAGTGTTCAGGAGTTTCTGGCTGCTTTATacgtgtttttctgctttaaatTTAGAAAGACAAATGTGCTTGTGGAGCAAAGCACTGGACTTTTTAatttcttcagaaatccaaACATGTCTGATCTCCTCAGGAGTGCAGTGGACAAGGCCTTACAGAGTGAGAATGGACACCTGGACCTGTTCCTCCGCTTCcttctgggtctctcactggagtccaatcaGACTCTCTTACGAGAGTTAAtgccacagacaggaagtagttctcacagcaaacaggaaacagtgGAGTACATCAAGGAGAAGATCAGGGAGAATCCATCtccagagaaatccatcaatctgttccactgtctgaatgaactgaatgatcATTCTCTAGTGCAGGAAGTACAGACTTACCTGAACAGAGGAGATTACAGGTGTCTCAGTGGATCCAGTCTCTCTCCTGCTCAGTGGtcagctctggtgtttgtgttactgacctcAGAACAGGAGCTGGATGAGTTTAATTTGAGGAAATATGATCAATCAGAGGAATGTCTTCTGAGACTGCTGCCAGTGGTCAAAGCCTCCAGAAAAGCTGA tctgtgtcggtgtaatctgacagaggaaagctgtagagctctgtcctcagttctcagctcaaactcctccagtctgagagaactgaacctgagtaacaataaactgcaggattcaggagtgaagctgctctctgctggactgaagaatccacactgtacactggagatactgag GATGTGGAACTGCAGTATTACAGATGAAGGTTGTGCTGCTCTGGATTCAGCTCTGAGGTcaaactcctcatcacacctgagagaactggatctggaCGATAATAATCCAGGagaatcaggagtgaagctgctctctgatctactgaaggatccacactgtaaactggagacactaca tctgtgtgtgtgtaatctgacagaggaaagctgtagagctctgtcctcagttctcagctcaaactcctccagtctgagagaactggacctgagtaacaataaactgcaggattcaggagtgaagctgctctctgctggactgaagaatccacactgtacactggagatactgag GATGAGGAACTGCAGTATTACAGATGAAGGTTGTGCTGCTCTGGATTCAGCTCTGAGGTcaaactcctcatcacacctgagagaactgaatcTGGACGGTAATAATCCAGGagaatcaggagtgaagctgctctctgatctactgaaggatccacactgtaaactggagacactaca CATTAATTATGATAAACTCACCAGGTCTGGTGTATGA